The Virgibacillus sp. MSP4-1 genome has a segment encoding these proteins:
- a CDS encoding PhoH family protein, whose protein sequence is MDITYVLDTNVLLQDPRAIFSFDEHEVVIPAVVLEEVDSKKRNMDEVGHNARETSRIIDRFRQIGELYNGVKLPNGGSLRIELNHRSFSKLGEIFLERTNDNRILAVALNLHLESQKEDMNHKVILVSKDILMRVKADALGLTAENYLNERAVKEDNVYEGYQQWMIKEEELNDFFQNGTLKIPESEKNYLYPNEFVVMKNELNPSQSAIGVVRSDRDCIEKCRLSIENAWGIKPRNAQQTMALELLFRNDIQLVTLTGKAGTGKTLLALASGLMQVEDMRLYKKMLVARPVVPLGNDIGYLPGEKEEKLKPWMQPIYDNLEYLFDVQKTEELDQILTGLGSIQVEALTYIRGRSIPQQLILIDEAQNLTKHEVKTILTRIGEGSKVILLGDPGQIDHPYLDEYNNGLIHVVEKFKDSSLSGHVKFHKGERSSLAQLSADLL, encoded by the coding sequence TTGGACATAACTTATGTTTTAGATACAAATGTTTTACTTCAGGATCCACGTGCCATTTTTTCATTTGACGAGCATGAGGTGGTGATTCCGGCCGTTGTTCTAGAAGAAGTGGATTCCAAGAAGCGCAATATGGATGAAGTAGGCCATAATGCACGAGAAACCTCAAGAATTATTGATCGCTTTCGTCAGATCGGTGAGCTTTATAATGGTGTGAAACTGCCTAATGGTGGAAGCTTGCGGATTGAATTAAATCATCGCTCTTTTTCCAAACTGGGGGAAATCTTTCTGGAGCGGACCAATGATAATCGAATACTGGCCGTAGCTTTAAATTTACACCTCGAATCTCAAAAGGAGGACATGAATCACAAAGTTATCTTAGTGTCAAAAGATATCTTAATGAGGGTAAAAGCAGATGCACTGGGTCTGACTGCTGAAAATTATTTGAATGAACGCGCCGTCAAAGAGGACAATGTTTATGAGGGCTATCAACAATGGATGATTAAAGAGGAGGAGTTGAATGACTTTTTCCAGAACGGAACTTTAAAAATTCCTGAATCTGAAAAGAACTATTTATATCCAAATGAGTTTGTTGTGATGAAAAATGAACTGAATCCATCTCAATCTGCAATTGGTGTTGTGCGTTCAGACCGGGATTGTATTGAAAAATGCAGGCTGTCGATTGAAAATGCCTGGGGGATAAAACCGCGAAACGCCCAGCAGACGATGGCCCTTGAGCTTTTATTCCGTAATGATATTCAGCTGGTGACCCTGACTGGAAAAGCCGGTACAGGTAAAACCTTACTGGCCCTTGCGTCAGGACTCATGCAAGTAGAAGATATGCGGTTATATAAAAAAATGCTTGTGGCAAGGCCCGTAGTTCCATTAGGTAACGATATCGGCTACTTACCGGGCGAGAAGGAAGAAAAATTAAAGCCCTGGATGCAGCCGATTTATGATAACCTCGAATATTTATTTGATGTACAAAAAACAGAAGAGCTTGACCAGATCCTGACCGGTCTGGGGTCAATTCAGGTGGAAGCCTTAACTTACATAAGAGGCAGAAGTATTCCACAGCAGTTAATATTGATTGATGAAGCGCAAAATTTAACAAAGCATGAGGTGAAAACAATTTTAACACGAATAGGAGAGGGGAGTAAGGTCATTTTGCTCGGAGACCCCGGGCAAATCGATCATCCATATTTAGATGAGTATAATAACGGTCTCATTCATGTGGTTGAGAAGTTTAAGGATTCTTCTTTAAGTGGACACGTTAAATTTCACAAGGGTGAGCGATCTTCTCTGGCACAGCTGTCAGCAGATTTGCTGTAA
- the glsA gene encoding glutaminase A: MEKVTEKQLEKWVDHIRIYANNGKVADYIPALKRQNPEINAASFFHLDGECVQAGEADYFFTIQSVSKVLALAVALMNHGEDAVFSRVGKEPTSDPFYSISKLEVEKPSKPINPMINAGALAVTNMMSGKTTDDMLHEIIDFVHLLTGDETIDYDKEVAQSEYNSAFLNRSLCYFMKQNGIITGSVEELLDVYTKQCAIQMNVKQLAKVAGIFANEGKDIETGEQLIPHHYARICNTFMGTCGMYNQSGSFAINVGIPAKSGVSGVIMGVVKDVGGVAVFGPALDKQGNSVIGVKLLEIMSRYYQWSIF; the protein is encoded by the coding sequence ATGGAAAAAGTTACGGAAAAACAATTGGAAAAATGGGTGGATCATATTCGGATTTATGCAAATAATGGTAAAGTTGCGGACTATATTCCAGCCCTTAAAAGGCAAAACCCGGAGATTAATGCCGCATCCTTTTTTCATTTAGACGGGGAATGCGTACAAGCCGGAGAAGCCGATTATTTTTTTACAATTCAAAGTGTATCCAAAGTGTTGGCTTTAGCGGTAGCACTAATGAATCACGGGGAAGACGCGGTCTTTTCCAGAGTGGGAAAGGAACCGACAAGCGATCCTTTCTATTCCATATCGAAATTGGAGGTTGAAAAGCCTTCAAAACCTATCAACCCAATGATCAATGCCGGCGCTCTGGCAGTTACGAATATGATGTCAGGGAAAACGACAGACGATATGCTTCATGAGATTATAGACTTTGTACATCTGCTTACAGGTGATGAAACGATTGACTATGATAAGGAAGTCGCCCAGTCTGAATATAATTCCGCCTTTTTAAACCGCTCGTTATGTTATTTTATGAAACAGAACGGGATTATCACAGGAAGTGTGGAAGAACTGCTCGATGTGTATACGAAACAATGCGCGATTCAGATGAATGTAAAGCAGCTGGCAAAGGTTGCGGGTATCTTTGCCAATGAAGGAAAAGATATAGAGACAGGGGAGCAGCTCATTCCTCATCATTACGCCCGGATATGTAATACCTTTATGGGGACCTGCGGGATGTATAACCAATCAGGCTCCTTTGCTATAAATGTGGGAATTCCTGCAAAAAGCGGGGTTTCCGGTGTTATTATGGGAGTTGTGAAGGATGTTGGTGGTGTTGCAGTGTTTGGACCTGCTTTAGATAAACAGGGAAATAGTGTGATAGGGGTCAAATTGCTGGAGATCATGTCCCGTTATTATCAATGGTCAATATTTTAA
- a CDS encoding YlaN family protein: MSVSSDVAMDREQALAILKQDADKILQLIKVQMDNLTMPQCPLYEEVLDTQMFGLSREVHFAVRLQLISEETGKEILENLERQVSALHEAFQAQKSPE, translated from the coding sequence ATGTCCGTGTCTTCGGATGTGGCAATGGACCGGGAACAAGCATTGGCAATTTTGAAGCAGGATGCTGATAAAATATTACAGCTTATAAAAGTGCAGATGGATAATCTGACGATGCCGCAGTGTCCACTGTATGAGGAAGTTTTAGATACACAAATGTTTGGATTATCAAGAGAAGTTCACTTTGCGGTCAGGCTTCAACTAATTAGTGAAGAGACCGGTAAAGAGATACTGGAAAACCTGGAACGACAGGTAAGTGCATTGCATGAAGCGTTTCAAGCTCAAAAATCCCCTGAATAA
- the ftsW gene encoding putative lipid II flippase FtsW encodes MKQRLKHLDFTLIFTPLALSIFGLVMIYSASMVLAVYEGLSSNHYLIKQIQWLILGTGLLFFTALIPYQKYQRIIKITVIGMLLLLIFVFPFGEEVNYAKSWYDFKIFSFQPAEVAKLGLILYLASVYSKKLSYIHQFGKAVIPPLVITGLTIILIVLQPDIGTAAIIMCIALSVIVSSGIRLRHLFILGAVGPLFLAIAIPNLVTDERVERFTGAYEPFSDSSGGGYQLIQSYLAIGSGGLTGEGLGESVQKLGYLTQPHTDFILAVVAEELGLIGVAISIGAIAVIVLRGLYFARRCEDAFGSLLAIGISFMVGIQAFINIGSMSGVLPITGVTLPFISYGGSSLLILMISMGILNNIAMQVKSREQTYTKTRSQIPDASEESVFSINERRGRKAWVK; translated from the coding sequence ATGAAACAACGATTAAAACATTTGGATTTTACTTTAATATTTACACCACTGGCTCTTAGTATTTTTGGACTTGTTATGATCTATAGTGCCAGCATGGTGTTAGCGGTATATGAAGGACTGAGCAGTAATCACTATTTAATAAAACAAATTCAGTGGCTGATTTTAGGTACAGGTCTGCTCTTTTTTACTGCTTTAATCCCTTATCAAAAATACCAGAGGATTATAAAAATCACTGTTATTGGTATGCTGCTTCTTCTGATATTTGTTTTTCCTTTTGGAGAGGAAGTGAACTATGCCAAATCCTGGTATGATTTTAAAATCTTTAGTTTTCAGCCTGCAGAGGTAGCCAAGTTAGGTCTTATATTGTATTTGGCCTCTGTGTACTCTAAGAAGCTGTCTTATATTCATCAATTCGGCAAAGCTGTTATACCTCCGCTTGTAATCACAGGGTTAACCATTATTCTGATTGTCTTACAGCCGGATATAGGAACAGCGGCGATTATTATGTGTATCGCACTGAGTGTCATTGTAAGTTCAGGCATTCGTTTACGGCACCTTTTTATTTTAGGTGCAGTTGGGCCTCTTTTTCTTGCCATTGCCATCCCGAATCTGGTTACTGATGAACGGGTGGAACGATTCACTGGAGCCTATGAACCATTTTCGGATTCCAGTGGTGGAGGTTATCAGTTAATTCAATCGTATTTAGCCATTGGATCTGGTGGATTAACAGGAGAAGGTTTAGGAGAATCCGTTCAAAAATTGGGATATTTAACCCAGCCGCATACAGACTTTATCTTAGCGGTTGTTGCGGAAGAGTTGGGGCTTATTGGTGTGGCAATCAGTATTGGAGCTATTGCTGTTATTGTTTTAAGAGGATTATATTTTGCAAGAAGGTGTGAAGATGCTTTTGGATCCCTGTTAGCGATAGGAATTTCCTTCATGGTAGGGATTCAGGCATTTATCAATATAGGTTCTATGAGTGGTGTGCTGCCTATAACAGGTGTAACACTGCCATTTATAAGCTATGGAGGCAGTTCCCTCTTAATCTTGATGATCTCCATGGGCATTTTAAATAATATTGCTATGCAAGTAAAATCCAGGGAACAAACCTACACCAAAACACGCTCACAAATTCCAGATGCATCAGAAGAATCAGTGTTTTCAATTAATGAAAGGAGAGGAAGAAAAGCATGGGTGAAATAA
- the pyc gene encoding pyruvate carboxylase, whose translation MGEIKQINKVLVANRGEIAIRVFRACTELNIRTVAIYSQEDTGSYHRYKADEAYLVGKGKKPIDAYLDIEGIIEIAKRVGVDAIHPGYGFLSENIDFAKRCEEEGIIFIGPNSEHLEIFGDKVKARHQAIKAGIPVIPGSDGPVKHLEEVEKFGQEHGFPIIIKAALGGGGRGMRIVRSPESLNDAFDRAKSEANAAFGSDEVYVEKLVENPKHIEVQILGDKAGNIVHLYERDCSVQRRHQKVVEVAPSVSLPDKLRQDICDAAVQLMNEVDYINAGTVEFLVTDKEFFFIEVNPRVQVEHTITEQITGIDIVQTQIMIAEGHHLFDDKISIPHQEDIHTTGYAIQSRVTTEDPLNNFMPDTGKIMAYRTGGGFGVRLDAGNGYQGAVISPHYDSLLVKVSTWALTFDKAASKMVRNLKEFRIRGIKTNIPFLENVIQHSRFLTGEYDTTFIDKTPELFVFPKRKDRGTKMLRYIGYTTINGFDGDGKKKKPGFLNPRVPKVKQSEEYPSGTKQILDEQGPEGLADWLKNQKEVLYTDTTFRDAHQSLLATRVRTKDLLQIAEPTARLLPELFSVEMWGGATFDVSYRFLKEDPWDRLLKLRDKMPNVLFQMLLRANNAVGYKNYPDNVIQEFVEKSSNAGIDVFRIFDSLNWVKGMTLAIDSVRSNEKVAEAAMCYTGDILDPSRPKYDLAYYRNLAKELENAGAHILGIKDMAGLLKPEAAYQLISTLKESIDIPIHLHTHDTSGNGIFTYAKAIDAGVDVVDVASGPMSGLTSQPSANSLFYALDHNERKPQVDIQSYEKIGHYWEDIRKYYQGFESGMKAPHSEIYLHEMPGGQYSNLQQQAKAVGLEERWDDVKQMYRRVNDMFGDIVKVTPSSKVVGDMALYMVQNDLTEDDIYERGESLDFPDSVVQLFQGYLGQPYQGFPQELQRIVLKGREPIKDRPGELLENVDFHELRDHLYHKLNRQITNFELITYALYPKVYMDYNKFYDQYGDLSVLDTPTFFYGMRLGEEIEVEIEQGKTLIVKLVSIGEPQQNGTRVIYFELNGQPREVIVRDESIQNLIQERPKADKDNDHQIGATMPGTVIDVLVEKGEKVQKGDHLMITEAMKMETTVQAPFDGKIKKVYVKNSEAIETGDLLIEFE comes from the coding sequence ATGGGTGAAATAAAACAAATCAATAAAGTTTTAGTGGCAAATCGAGGAGAAATTGCCATCCGTGTATTTCGAGCCTGTACGGAGCTTAATATCCGTACAGTGGCGATTTATTCCCAGGAAGATACGGGATCCTATCATCGCTATAAGGCTGATGAAGCATACTTAGTGGGGAAAGGGAAAAAACCGATCGATGCATACTTGGATATTGAAGGAATCATCGAAATCGCAAAACGGGTTGGAGTGGATGCCATTCATCCCGGCTACGGTTTTTTATCTGAAAATATTGACTTTGCAAAACGTTGTGAAGAAGAGGGAATTATATTCATAGGACCAAACAGTGAGCATCTGGAGATCTTTGGTGATAAGGTGAAAGCTCGACATCAGGCCATTAAAGCCGGTATACCTGTAATTCCGGGCAGTGATGGACCTGTAAAGCATTTAGAGGAAGTGGAAAAGTTTGGCCAAGAGCATGGATTTCCGATTATTATTAAAGCTGCTTTGGGAGGCGGGGGCCGCGGAATGCGGATTGTCCGGAGTCCTGAATCGTTAAATGATGCCTTTGACCGGGCAAAATCAGAAGCGAATGCAGCTTTTGGCAGTGATGAAGTCTATGTCGAAAAGCTGGTGGAAAATCCGAAACATATAGAAGTGCAAATTTTAGGGGATAAAGCCGGGAATATTGTTCATTTATATGAAAGGGATTGTTCAGTACAGCGACGTCACCAGAAAGTGGTTGAAGTAGCTCCGAGTGTTTCGCTTCCTGACAAGCTGAGACAGGACATCTGTGATGCAGCCGTTCAGTTAATGAATGAAGTAGATTATATCAATGCTGGAACGGTCGAGTTTCTGGTGACCGATAAAGAGTTTTTCTTTATCGAGGTTAATCCAAGAGTACAGGTGGAGCACACCATTACAGAACAAATCACAGGTATTGATATTGTACAGACTCAAATTATGATTGCTGAAGGACATCATTTATTTGATGATAAAATTTCCATCCCACATCAAGAAGACATTCACACCACTGGATATGCCATTCAATCACGTGTAACCACAGAGGATCCCCTGAATAACTTTATGCCTGATACAGGTAAAATTATGGCCTATCGTACAGGTGGAGGATTTGGCGTAAGACTTGATGCCGGAAACGGTTATCAGGGTGCCGTTATTTCTCCGCACTATGATTCTCTTTTAGTAAAAGTATCTACATGGGCCCTGACTTTTGATAAAGCTGCAAGCAAAATGGTCAGAAACTTAAAGGAATTTAGAATTCGCGGGATCAAAACCAATATTCCGTTTTTGGAGAATGTTATCCAGCACTCAAGGTTCTTAACAGGGGAATATGACACAACGTTTATCGACAAGACCCCGGAACTGTTTGTCTTTCCGAAGCGTAAGGATAGAGGAACAAAGATGCTTCGTTACATTGGTTATACAACCATCAATGGCTTTGATGGGGATGGAAAGAAGAAGAAGCCTGGCTTTTTAAATCCAAGAGTACCAAAAGTGAAACAGTCGGAAGAATACCCGTCAGGAACGAAGCAAATCCTGGATGAACAAGGACCTGAAGGCTTAGCAGACTGGCTGAAGAATCAGAAAGAAGTCTTATATACGGATACAACCTTCCGGGATGCCCATCAGTCTCTGCTTGCCACCCGTGTACGGACTAAGGATCTGTTACAAATCGCTGAGCCGACTGCACGACTATTGCCTGAGCTATTCTCTGTGGAAATGTGGGGAGGAGCAACGTTTGATGTATCCTACCGTTTCCTTAAGGAAGACCCATGGGACCGTTTGCTGAAGCTGCGTGATAAAATGCCGAATGTTTTATTTCAAATGCTGCTTCGTGCCAATAACGCTGTCGGTTATAAGAATTATCCGGATAATGTCATTCAGGAGTTTGTCGAGAAAAGTTCAAATGCGGGAATCGATGTGTTCAGAATTTTCGATAGTTTAAATTGGGTAAAAGGAATGACGCTTGCGATTGACTCTGTTCGCTCCAATGAAAAAGTTGCTGAGGCTGCGATGTGCTACACAGGGGATATTCTGGATCCTTCAAGACCCAAGTATGATTTAGCTTACTATCGAAATTTAGCCAAGGAACTGGAGAATGCCGGAGCTCATATCCTCGGTATTAAAGATATGGCTGGTCTGTTAAAACCAGAAGCAGCCTATCAATTGATCTCGACGTTAAAAGAGTCTATTGACATTCCTATTCATTTGCATACCCATGACACAAGCGGCAATGGAATCTTTACTTATGCTAAGGCCATCGATGCAGGAGTTGATGTAGTAGATGTAGCCAGTGGCCCGATGTCCGGCTTAACCTCACAGCCTAGTGCAAACAGTTTATTCTATGCACTGGACCACAATGAACGCAAACCACAGGTGGACATTCAGTCTTACGAAAAGATTGGCCATTATTGGGAGGACATCCGTAAATATTACCAGGGATTTGAAAGTGGGATGAAGGCGCCACATTCAGAAATTTATCTGCACGAAATGCCAGGTGGTCAGTATAGTAATCTGCAGCAACAGGCAAAAGCTGTAGGGCTTGAAGAACGCTGGGACGATGTGAAGCAAATGTACCGACGTGTCAATGACATGTTCGGGGATATTGTTAAAGTGACACCATCCTCTAAAGTGGTTGGGGATATGGCCCTTTACATGGTTCAGAATGATTTGACAGAGGATGACATTTACGAGCGGGGTGAATCTCTGGATTTCCCTGATAGTGTTGTTCAATTGTTCCAGGGCTATCTTGGTCAGCCTTATCAAGGGTTCCCGCAGGAGCTGCAAAGAATTGTCCTGAAAGGGAGAGAGCCGATTAAAGACCGTCCTGGGGAATTGCTGGAGAATGTAGATTTCCATGAGTTACGTGATCATTTATATCATAAGCTTAACCGTCAGATTACGAATTTTGAATTAATCACCTATGCTTTATATCCAAAGGTTTATATGGATTATAACAAGTTCTATGATCAGTATGGAGACCTGTCTGTTTTGGACACACCGACATTCTTCTATGGAATGCGCCTGGGAGAAGAAATTGAAGTGGAAATTGAACAGGGGAAAACCTTAATTGTTAAATTGGTTTCTATCGGTGAACCACAGCAGAATGGTACCCGGGTCATTTATTTTGAGTTAAACGGTCAGCCCCGGGAAGTGATTGTAAGGGACGAGAGCATTCAAAACCTTATCCAGGAACGACCAAAGGCTGATAAAGATAATGATCATCAGATTGGTGCAACCATGCCTGGAACTGTTATTGATGTTTTAGTTGAAAAAGGGGAAAAGGTCCAAAAAGGCGATCACTTAATGATTACAGAAGCAATGAAGATGGAGACAACTGTACAGGCACCGTTTGATGGTAAAATTAAAAAAGTTTATGTGAAAAACTCAGAAGCTATTGAAACAGGTGACTTACTCATAGAGTTTGAATAA
- a CDS encoding heme A synthase yields the protein MIKFLKWLSVLSTIGMLFVLVGGALVTKTESGLGCGRSWPLCEGEIIPSDITFELIIELSHRLVSGTVGILVLILSILAWKYYGNVRETKFLAFMSISFLVVQGLIGAAAVVWGQSDFVLALHFGISLISFAAVFLLMIIIFEIDKKFDAQALSIDFALRRQFYLLFAYTLVVVYTGALVRHAKASLACISWPFCEPGLSPVDYSFIQWVQMGHRLAAGLLFVWVIYLFFRIYRNYKKHKVMYYGWTVALLLIILQVALGALIILTIANLYIALFHALVISVFFGLLCYFILLSSRSAQNERK from the coding sequence ATGATAAAGTTTTTAAAATGGTTGTCAGTACTATCAACAATAGGTATGCTGTTTGTTTTGGTAGGCGGGGCTCTTGTTACCAAAACTGAATCCGGACTGGGCTGTGGAAGAAGCTGGCCTTTATGTGAGGGAGAAATCATCCCTTCTGATATAACATTTGAACTGATTATAGAATTAAGTCACAGACTGGTTTCCGGTACAGTGGGAATCCTGGTTTTAATATTATCTATTCTTGCCTGGAAATACTACGGGAATGTACGAGAAACAAAATTTCTTGCCTTTATGTCAATATCCTTCCTTGTAGTACAGGGACTTATAGGCGCTGCTGCTGTAGTATGGGGACAGTCTGATTTTGTTTTGGCGCTCCATTTTGGGATTTCACTGATTTCATTTGCGGCTGTGTTCCTGCTCATGATTATTATCTTTGAAATCGATAAAAAATTTGATGCTCAAGCCCTTTCTATTGATTTCGCGCTAAGACGACAATTTTACTTGTTATTTGCTTACACTCTGGTGGTCGTCTATACAGGAGCGCTGGTGAGGCACGCGAAAGCAAGCCTGGCCTGTATAAGCTGGCCATTCTGTGAGCCGGGATTATCTCCTGTTGACTATAGTTTTATACAATGGGTACAAATGGGACATCGACTGGCGGCAGGCCTTTTATTTGTCTGGGTTATCTATTTATTCTTTAGAATTTACCGAAACTATAAAAAGCATAAGGTTATGTATTATGGATGGACAGTTGCTCTGCTGCTGATTATTTTACAGGTTGCTTTAGGAGCACTGATCATTCTTACCATTGCAAACTTATACATCGCTTTATTCCATGCTCTGGTCATTTCTGTTTTCTTTGGACTTCTCTGCTACTTCATCCTTCTTTCCAGCAGAAGCGCACAGAACGAGAGAAAATAA
- the cyoE gene encoding heme o synthase, with the protein MSNPKSIGTNPALIETSDKDYDKTNSLWSDFLALIKIGIINSNLMTTFAGFWLALFITQSQFSQYWVNLIITLAGTALVIAGGCILNNYYDQDIDQKMTRTIKRPTVTGTMSNSLVIRLGIGFSVIGLLALWLTSPMSALFGFIGWFTYVVLYTMWSKRRYTINTIIGSFSGAAPPLIGWFAVDTGFHPLAFVLFLILFIWQTPHFLALAMMKTKEYKEAGIPMLPVVHGFSITKRQMTIYVACLLPLPFYFGSLGTIFLVLASILNIGWLILSISGFFMKDDLKWAKRMFIYSLNYLTIISLAMVIATIPSFF; encoded by the coding sequence ATGAGTAACCCTAAATCAATTGGGACTAATCCTGCACTGATTGAAACATCAGACAAGGACTACGATAAAACGAATTCGCTTTGGTCCGATTTTCTGGCTTTGATAAAAATTGGGATTATTAATTCAAACCTGATGACAACCTTTGCCGGCTTCTGGCTTGCATTATTTATTACGCAATCACAGTTTTCCCAGTATTGGGTTAACCTGATCATAACGTTGGCTGGTACAGCATTAGTGATTGCCGGAGGATGTATTTTAAACAATTATTATGATCAGGATATTGATCAAAAGATGACCAGGACGATTAAACGTCCAACGGTAACAGGAACAATGTCGAATTCTCTTGTTATCAGATTGGGTATTGGTTTTTCCGTTATTGGACTGCTGGCCCTGTGGCTGACTTCTCCTATGTCAGCACTTTTTGGGTTTATAGGCTGGTTCACTTATGTGGTTCTATATACGATGTGGTCCAAACGACGCTATACAATCAATACCATTATTGGAAGCTTTTCAGGTGCAGCACCTCCATTAATTGGCTGGTTCGCTGTAGATACCGGCTTTCATCCACTTGCTTTTGTACTGTTTCTTATCTTATTTATATGGCAGACACCACACTTTTTGGCATTGGCCATGATGAAAACAAAGGAGTATAAGGAAGCAGGTATTCCAATGCTTCCGGTTGTTCATGGATTTTCCATTACCAAAAGGCAAATGACGATTTATGTAGCATGTTTACTGCCATTACCTTTTTATTTTGGTTCATTAGGGACAATCTTTTTAGTATTGGCTTCTATATTAAATATAGGTTGGTTAATACTATCCATAAGTGGCTTCTTTATGAAAGATGATTTAAAGTGGGCCAAACGTATGTTTATTTATTCACTGAATTATTTAACCATCATTTCTTTAGCAATGGTGATTGCCACCATTCCGTCATTTTTCTAA
- the coxB gene encoding cytochrome c oxidase subunit II yields the protein MKGWMGRFRALFLLGGLALVLSGCGNPYLSALQPKGEGSDMIMDLMILSIVIMLFVFLVVMAIYVFVLVKFRQKKGQEDYIPKQVEGNRVLETIWTVIPIILLLILAVPTVQYTFALSDTTPETPEGEEAENAEEALWIDVTGKQFWWNFDYRDKNVQTSQDLYIPTDRRVYIKLSSGDVIHSFWVPAISGKMDVNPGKNENEMFIQADEEGVYWGHCAEFCGPSHSLMDFRIVAVSPGEFDQWLSDMQNVDPEAEPESESAREGKKLFSENSCLGCHAVGSSPAMMGPNVTNFGDRSKVAGILDYNKDNIVSWILDPEQHKPGNQMTGNYTVPSKEDAEKIADYLMSLSPSKIGPDDAKDDDYIKPQKDEESDNKNENEENNEAEDSDENTNEQQSEEE from the coding sequence ATGAAAGGATGGATGGGCAGGTTTCGAGCACTGTTTTTACTAGGTGGATTAGCACTGGTTCTTTCAGGTTGTGGAAACCCGTACTTAAGTGCCTTGCAGCCGAAAGGTGAAGGCTCAGACATGATTATGGACCTTATGATCCTGAGTATTGTTATCATGCTGTTTGTATTTTTGGTTGTTATGGCTATTTATGTATTTGTTTTAGTTAAGTTCCGTCAGAAAAAAGGACAGGAAGATTATATTCCTAAACAGGTTGAGGGGAACCGTGTATTGGAAACAATATGGACTGTTATTCCTATTATTTTGCTGTTGATCTTAGCGGTTCCAACTGTACAATATACATTTGCATTATCTGATACCACCCCTGAAACTCCTGAAGGTGAAGAAGCAGAAAACGCGGAAGAAGCTCTCTGGATTGATGTAACAGGTAAGCAGTTCTGGTGGAATTTTGATTACCGGGACAAAAACGTTCAAACCAGTCAGGACTTATATATTCCGACTGACAGAAGAGTTTACATCAAGTTAAGTTCAGGAGATGTAATCCATTCCTTCTGGGTACCGGCAATTTCTGGTAAGATGGACGTAAACCCTGGTAAAAATGAAAATGAAATGTTTATTCAGGCAGATGAAGAAGGAGTCTACTGGGGCCATTGTGCTGAGTTTTGCGGACCTTCTCACTCCTTAATGGACTTTAGAATTGTAGCTGTTAGTCCAGGAGAGTTTGATCAGTGGTTATCCGATATGCAGAATGTGGATCCGGAAGCTGAACCGGAAAGTGAATCAGCCAGAGAAGGTAAGAAGTTATTCTCTGAAAACAGCTGTTTAGGCTGTCACGCTGTAGGTTCTTCACCGGCTATGATGGGACCGAATGTAACAAACTTCGGTGACCGTTCCAAAGTTGCCGGAATTCTTGATTATAATAAGGATAATATTGTGAGCTGGATTCTGGACCCTGAGCAGCATAAGCCTGGAAACCAGATGACAGGTAACTATACAGTTCCAAGTAAAGAGGATGCTGAAAAGATTGCTGATTATCTCATGTCGCTAAGTCCAAGTAAAATTGGACCAGACGATGCAAAAGATGATGACTACATCAAGCCACAGAAGGATGAAGAATCTGATAATAAGAACGAGAACGAAGAAAATAATGAAGCAGAAGATAGTGATGAAAACACAAATGAACAACAATCAGAAGAAGAGTAA